The sequence below is a genomic window from Natronorubrum halophilum.
CCCGGAACGCGAACTCGCCGTTGACCAGCGCCTGACTGGGTTCGTGGACGTGACCGCCGTAGCCGACGACGTGGTGGTCGCCACCGGCGGCGACGATCTCGGGCGCGAGTCCGGTCGTCTCGTCGCCGCCGACGAAGTCGATTACCTGCTGGGCCCCAACGTCGTCGGTTAGATCCGCGATCACGCTCGCGATATCCTCGTCGGCGGAGTTGACGGTGTGACGCGCCCCTAAATCGTCGGCCAGTTCGAGCGCCTCGTCCTTGATGTCGGCGGCAACGATATCGGCGGCGCTCATCGCGTCGAGACACTGCAGCCCGATGTGGCCGAGGCCACCGACGCCGATGACGACGCAGGTGTCACCCGGATTCAGCTCGTCGACCGCTTTCTTCGCGGCGTGGTAGGCCGTGATCCCTGCGTCCGCGTGGGGTGCGATCTCGGTCGGATCGACGCCGTCGGGCAGCGGAATCACTGCGCGCTCGTTGGTCTGGAGGTACTCGGCGAAGCCGCCGTCGGTCGTGAGTCCGTTGAACGCGCTGTTCTCGCAGTACATGTCCTCGCCGAGTCGGCAGGGCCGACAGATACCACAGGTCTGGACGGGGTGGCAGACCACCGGATCGCCTTCTTCGACCAACGTTACCTCATCGCCGGTCTCGGCGACGATCCCGGCGTTCTCGTGTCCGAGCGTCATCGGTAGGTCCTGGGGTGCGTAGTCGGTCCACATTCCTTCGATGATGTGATTGTCCGTCTGACACCACCCCGCGCCTTTCACCTCGATCAGCACCTGATCGGATCGCTCGAGTTCGGGTTGGTCGACGTCGTCTATCGAGAGCGCTTCGCTCATCTCGTCGGTGTACTCGTGGAGTCGGGCTGCGTGCATGGTAGCACGCCCCACTTCACCGCCCTCGATGAAAACTATCGCCCTACCTATCGAACGCCGTGAATGTGGCGGACATGATACACGTTCCGGAGAACACTAATC
It includes:
- a CDS encoding NAD(P)-dependent alcohol dehydrogenase — its product is MHAARLHEYTDEMSEALSIDDVDQPELERSDQVLIEVKGAGWCQTDNHIIEGMWTDYAPQDLPMTLGHENAGIVAETGDEVTLVEEGDPVVCHPVQTCGICRPCRLGEDMYCENSAFNGLTTDGGFAEYLQTNERAVIPLPDGVDPTEIAPHADAGITAYHAAKKAVDELNPGDTCVVIGVGGLGHIGLQCLDAMSAADIVAADIKDEALELADDLGARHTVNSADEDIASVIADLTDDVGAQQVIDFVGGDETTGLAPEIVAAGGDHHVVGYGGHVHEPSQALVNGEFAFRGTLVGKYAELQELVALVDRGDVELRTERHDLDEINTVAERLEHNEIEGRAVILPP